The sequence below is a genomic window from Mycobacterium spongiae.
CGACCTTGTGGAACGAGCGCACGGTCACGATGTGCTGGTCGCTGCCCTGGCCGGCACCACCCATCACGCACGCCGGCACGCGGCCGCGGGCGTCGACCTGATCGTCGCCCAGGGCACGGAGGCCGGGGGTCATACCGGCGAAGTCGCCACCATGGTTCTGGTTCCCGAAGTCGTCGACGCGGTCGCGCCGACGCCCGTTTTGGCCGCGGGTGGGATCGCTCGCGGCCGCCAGATCGCTGCGGCCCTGGCCTTGGGTGCCGAAGGCGTGTGGTGCGGCTCCGTGTGGCTGACCACCGAGGAAGCCGAGACGCCCCCAGTGGTCAAGGACAAGTTCCTGGCCGCCAGCTCCTCGGATACGGTGCGGTCCCGGTCTATGACTGGCAAACCGGCACGGATGCTCCATACGGCCTGGACCGACGAGTGGGACCGACCGGATAGCCCAGAGCCCCTTGGCATGCCGCTGCAAACGGCCCTGATCGCTGAGCCGCAAGTACGGATCAACCAGGCCGCCAGTCATCCGGGCGCGAAGGCTGGTGAGCTGGCCACCTACTTCGTCGGCCAAGTGGTCGGTTCGCTCGACCGGGTTCGGCCAACGCGCTCGGTCGTGCT
It includes:
- a CDS encoding nitronate monooxygenase; the encoded protein is MRTRVAEMLGVEFPICAFSHCRDVVAAVSNAGGFGILGAVAHGPKRLENELTWIEEQTGGKPYGVDLLLPPKYVGAEQGGIDARQVAELLPEDHRAFVDDILVRYGIAQPAEGQSPSMPGSGGGLNVSPKGYEPLLDVAFAHDIRLIASALGPPPPDLVERAHGHDVLVAALAGTTHHARRHAAAGVDLIVAQGTEAGGHTGEVATMVLVPEVVDAVAPTPVLAAGGIARGRQIAAALALGAEGVWCGSVWLTTEEAETPPVVKDKFLAASSSDTVRSRSMTGKPARMLHTAWTDEWDRPDSPEPLGMPLQTALIAEPQVRINQAASHPGAKAGELATYFVGQVVGSLDRVRPTRSVVLDMVEEFIDTIGQLEALVER